From one Gemmatimonadaceae bacterium genomic stretch:
- a CDS encoding VCBS repeat-containing protein encodes MSRAPAMRIAAGVLAVALAGCERATPADPLFDLLTPAATGITFANELPEKPELNILNFLAYYNGGGVAAGDIDGDGLPDLFFTSNLGPDRLYLNKGDYRFEDITERAGVAGSPGGWTTGVTMADVNGDGRLDIYVSAVSYLTMRGRNVLYINNGDLTFSDRTTEYGLEHAGYSTQALFFDYDGDGDLDMYLLNYSTHTERGVSAKPQRAVRHPAAGDRLFRNDSNRFSDVSAQAGIFGGVEGYGLGVVASDFNLDGCPDLFVANDFQENDFLYRNNCDGTFTESIADAMGHTSRSSMGVDAADFNDDGRPDLVVLDMLPEREDILKTSANAESFNVFNLKVKAGYHPQYARNTLQVNRGGGRFSEIGYLAGVFATDWSWAALFADLDNDGRKDLFITNGVYRRPNDLDYINYVGNEAVQASLSQGITRENLALLEKMPRVPLANFAYRNNGDLTFTNMAERWGLAQPGFSNGAVYVDLNNTGALDLVVNNVNAPAAIYRNRARERNGNHHLTVALRGAGANTAGIGAKVLLKHAGATQMLEQMPTRGFQSSVDPRLHFGLGLTERVDSLTVIWPDGRYQVITGVAADQFVTLSQDDAGGEYDYGARPATPPLFEDVTASAGLDFEHEENAFFDYNREPFMPHLLSAEGPALATGDVNGDGLDDVYVGGAKWQAGRLFIQRRDGRFEASAQTAFRTDSLHEDVDAEFFDANGDGKLDLYVVSGGNEFWGTAEALRDRLYVNDGRGNFHRAREALPDFFENGSCVVSADFDGDGWTDLFVGSRVVSRQYGLTPRSHLLRNDGTGRFVDVTASAGGALGEAGMVSSAAWLDYDGDGELDLVVVGEWMPVRVFRQENGRFVDRTAEAGMSATSGWWNTVKAVDLNGDRRKDLVLGNLGLNSYIRASPGEPARMYVHDFFGNGAVEQILTFYKNGVSYPLAGRDDMVRLMPQLRGKYPSYSSFGASRIEDIFPGSELAQAEVREAQLFASSVALNTGKGAFTLAPLPIEAQFAPIYAVVPDDFNADGHIDLIVAGNFSGVTPARGRYDASYGLMLSGDGSGRFAAADLEASKLVIEGEVREMKLLKRAGGERLVVVARNGAKLQILRPLAPARPVMQQQP; translated from the coding sequence ATGTCACGCGCGCCCGCGATGCGCATCGCCGCGGGCGTGCTGGCGGTGGCACTGGCGGGCTGCGAGCGCGCGACGCCCGCGGACCCCCTGTTCGACCTCCTCACTCCCGCGGCCACGGGAATCACGTTCGCTAACGAGCTACCGGAGAAGCCGGAGCTCAACATTCTCAACTTTCTCGCCTATTACAACGGCGGAGGGGTCGCCGCTGGCGACATAGATGGCGACGGACTCCCGGACCTCTTTTTCACCTCGAATCTCGGACCGGATCGGCTCTACCTCAACAAGGGCGATTACAGGTTCGAAGACATTACCGAGCGTGCGGGCGTGGCGGGGTCTCCGGGCGGCTGGACGACCGGCGTGACGATGGCCGACGTCAACGGGGACGGTCGTCTGGATATCTATGTTTCCGCGGTCAGCTATCTCACGATGCGCGGGCGGAACGTCCTCTACATCAACAACGGCGACCTGACCTTCAGTGACAGGACCACGGAGTACGGGCTCGAGCACGCCGGATATTCAACCCAGGCTCTCTTCTTCGATTACGACGGAGACGGGGACCTCGACATGTACCTGCTGAATTACTCCACTCACACCGAGCGCGGCGTGAGCGCGAAGCCGCAACGCGCCGTGCGCCACCCGGCAGCAGGCGACCGGCTTTTCAGGAACGACAGCAACCGGTTTTCCGACGTGAGCGCTCAGGCCGGGATTTTCGGCGGGGTCGAGGGTTACGGACTCGGCGTTGTCGCGAGCGACTTCAACCTGGACGGCTGCCCCGACCTTTTCGTCGCGAACGATTTCCAGGAGAACGATTTTCTTTACCGCAACAACTGCGACGGCACGTTCACCGAATCCATAGCCGACGCCATGGGCCACACCAGCCGTTCTTCGATGGGAGTGGACGCGGCGGACTTCAACGACGATGGACGACCGGATCTGGTCGTCCTCGACATGCTTCCCGAACGGGAGGACATACTCAAGACTTCAGCGAACGCGGAAAGCTTCAACGTTTTCAACCTGAAGGTGAAGGCGGGCTATCACCCTCAGTACGCGCGAAACACGCTGCAGGTCAATCGCGGCGGCGGCCGATTCAGTGAGATCGGATATCTGGCCGGTGTCTTCGCCACCGATTGGAGCTGGGCCGCGTTGTTCGCGGATCTCGACAACGACGGCCGCAAGGATCTCTTCATCACGAACGGGGTCTATCGCCGGCCCAACGACCTGGACTACATCAATTATGTGGGAAACGAGGCGGTCCAGGCTTCGCTCTCGCAGGGCATCACCCGTGAAAACCTGGCGTTGCTGGAGAAAATGCCCCGGGTCCCGCTGGCCAATTTCGCCTACCGCAACAATGGCGATCTGACCTTCACGAACATGGCTGAACGATGGGGGTTGGCGCAGCCCGGTTTTTCCAACGGCGCCGTCTACGTGGATCTCAATAACACCGGCGCTCTCGATCTCGTCGTCAACAACGTGAACGCGCCTGCCGCGATCTATCGGAACCGCGCGCGTGAGAGGAACGGGAATCACCATCTCACGGTCGCCTTGCGCGGCGCCGGCGCCAACACCGCGGGCATCGGGGCCAAGGTGCTGCTCAAGCATGCCGGCGCGACGCAGATGCTCGAGCAGATGCCGACACGGGGGTTCCAGTCGTCAGTCGATCCGCGGCTGCATTTCGGGCTGGGGCTAACGGAACGCGTAGACTCGCTCACGGTCATCTGGCCGGACGGCCGCTATCAAGTGATCACAGGCGTAGCCGCCGATCAGTTCGTTACGCTTTCGCAGGACGACGCCGGCGGGGAGTACGACTACGGCGCGCGGCCCGCGACGCCGCCGCTTTTCGAGGACGTGACGGCTTCCGCGGGCCTCGACTTCGAGCACGAGGAGAACGCGTTTTTCGATTACAATCGCGAGCCGTTCATGCCGCACCTGCTTTCGGCCGAGGGACCGGCTCTCGCGACAGGCGACGTGAACGGGGACGGCTTGGATGATGTGTACGTGGGCGGCGCGAAGTGGCAGGCTGGACGCCTCTTCATCCAGCGTCGGGACGGGCGCTTCGAGGCCAGCGCGCAAACGGCGTTTCGTACCGACAGCCTGCACGAGGACGTCGACGCGGAGTTCTTCGATGCCAACGGCGACGGCAAGCTGGATCTGTACGTGGTGAGCGGCGGGAACGAGTTCTGGGGCACCGCCGAGGCGCTTCGTGACCGCCTCTATGTCAACGACGGGCGTGGAAATTTCCATCGGGCGAGGGAGGCCCTTCCTGATTTTTTCGAGAACGGATCGTGTGTAGTTTCCGCGGACTTTGACGGCGACGGCTGGACTGATCTCTTCGTTGGGAGCCGTGTCGTCTCGAGACAATACGGCCTGACTCCTCGCAGCCATTTGCTGCGGAACGACGGGACAGGCCGTTTCGTGGATGTCACCGCCAGTGCGGGCGGCGCACTCGGTGAGGCGGGAATGGTCTCCTCGGCCGCGTGGCTGGATTACGACGGCGACGGCGAGCTCGACCTGGTGGTAGTCGGAGAGTGGATGCCGGTACGCGTCTTTCGGCAGGAGAACGGGCGCTTTGTGGACCGGACTGCCGAGGCCGGCATGTCGGCAACGAGCGGGTGGTGGAACACAGTGAAGGCCGTCGACCTGAACGGAGATCGAAGGAAGGATCTCGTGCTGGGCAATCTCGGCCTCAACTCGTATATCCGGGCGTCACCCGGGGAGCCCGCGCGGATGTACGTCCACGATTTCTTCGGCAACGGTGCGGTGGAGCAGATCCTCACCTTTTACAAGAACGGAGTGAGCTATCCGCTCGCAGGACGCGATGACATGGTGCGCCTGATGCCGCAGCTCCGCGGCAAGTACCCGTCCTACTCCAGCTTTGGCGCCAGCCGGATCGAGGACATTTTTCCTGGATCAGAGCTGGCCCAGGCGGAGGTGCGGGAAGCGCAGCTCTTTGCGAGCTCCGTCGCCCTGAATACAGGCAAGGGAGCGTTCACCCTTGCGCCGCTCCCGATCGAAGCCCAGTTCGCTCCGATCTACGCCGTCGTGCCGGACGACTTCAACGCCGATGGGCATATCGATCTGATCGTCGCCGGAAACTTCAGCGGCGTGACCCCGGCGCGCGGGCGGTACGACGCGAGCTATGGACTCATGCTGAGCGGCGACGGCAGCGGTCGATTTGCCGCGGCCGATCTCGAGGCCAGCAAGCTCGTGATCGAAGGTGAGGTGCGGGAGATGAAGCTGCTTAAGCGCGCGGGCGGCGAACGGCTGGTCGTGGTGGCACGAAATGGTGCCAAGCTCCAGATTCTTCGACCACTCGCCCCGGCGAGACCAGTAATGCAGCAACAACCCTGA
- a CDS encoding TonB-dependent receptor plug domain-containing protein, whose protein sequence is MTAEDIQRTPSVPLEEQLRSEFPGVWLTRTPDGRIAVRIRGATSMVGSNEPLFVIDGIPIEPGPNGALTGIVPNDIKSIEVLKDAASTAFYGLRGANGVVVIKTKRPGQ, encoded by the coding sequence GTGACCGCGGAAGACATTCAACGCACCCCCAGCGTCCCGTTGGAAGAGCAGCTGAGGTCCGAATTCCCGGGGGTCTGGCTGACGCGCACCCCTGATGGTCGTATCGCCGTCCGCATCCGCGGCGCTACCTCCATGGTCGGGAGTAATGAGCCGTTGTTCGTGATCGACGGCATCCCGATCGAGCCGGGGCCGAATGGGGCCCTGACCGGAATCGTACCCAACGACATCAAGTCGATCGAGGTACTCAAGGATGCAGCCAGTACCGCGTTCTATGGATTGCGTGGCGCTAACGGCGTAGTCGTCATCAAGACCAAGCGACCGGGTCAGTAG
- a CDS encoding vanadium-dependent haloperoxidase translates to MTGRIALAMLAACLLQGCGRDSNRTEQDAELLHTAMGQLTRVIVYDIFSPPQSSRVYAYASVAAYEALRHGRPEYRTLAGQLNGLEPVAAPEPDSQYDLSLAGVHAFMTVGKALTFSRARMDSLRSAMHTSFRRQGIGAPVFDRSIAYGGKVAEHILAWAAKDHFPQTRGYPKFTVGSEPGRWIPTPPGYMDAIEPSWATLRPFLMDSSSQFRPKPPHAFDTAQASPFFLQVKEVFDIGNQLSDEQREIAGFWDCNPYVMHIRGHAMYAMKKITPGGHWMGIVAIASRESGSDLVRSAEAYALTAIALADAFISSWDEKYRSNLVRPETVINAHLDEAWQPLLQTPPFPEYTSGHSVISTAAATVLTDIFGDKFAFSDSTEVEYGLPARSFSSFDQAAAEAAISRLYGGIHYRMAIEEGITQGRKVGELVVRRVSTRQEVAKAKPTASSAARRVSAGLSPY, encoded by the coding sequence ATGACAGGGCGGATCGCACTGGCGATGCTTGCGGCGTGCCTGCTCCAGGGTTGCGGGCGCGACAGTAATCGAACCGAGCAGGATGCCGAGCTGCTTCATACCGCCATGGGCCAGCTCACCCGCGTCATCGTCTATGACATCTTCAGTCCGCCCCAGTCGAGTCGCGTGTATGCCTATGCGAGCGTCGCCGCCTACGAAGCCCTTCGCCACGGACGTCCCGAGTATCGGACGCTGGCGGGTCAGCTCAACGGACTGGAACCCGTGGCTGCTCCGGAGCCAGACTCCCAGTACGACTTGTCGCTCGCCGGCGTGCACGCGTTCATGACGGTGGGCAAGGCGCTCACTTTCTCGCGGGCGCGAATGGATTCGCTGCGGTCCGCCATGCACACGAGCTTCCGGCGTCAGGGAATTGGCGCTCCCGTATTCGACCGCTCAATAGCGTACGGGGGAAAGGTCGCCGAGCACATACTCGCCTGGGCAGCGAAGGATCATTTCCCTCAGACCCGCGGCTATCCGAAATTCACCGTTGGTTCCGAGCCGGGCCGGTGGATCCCAACCCCGCCCGGCTACATGGACGCGATCGAACCCAGTTGGGCCACGCTGCGTCCGTTCCTGATGGACTCGTCCAGCCAGTTCCGCCCGAAGCCGCCACACGCATTCGATACCGCGCAGGCAAGTCCTTTTTTCCTGCAGGTGAAAGAAGTCTTCGATATAGGGAACCAGCTAAGCGACGAACAGCGGGAGATCGCGGGCTTCTGGGACTGCAACCCATACGTCATGCACATACGCGGGCATGCGATGTACGCGATGAAGAAGATCACGCCCGGTGGCCATTGGATGGGCATCGTGGCAATCGCTTCCCGGGAGTCGGGTTCCGATCTCGTGCGGTCGGCTGAAGCCTATGCGCTCACCGCCATTGCCCTGGCCGATGCTTTCATCAGCAGCTGGGATGAGAAATACAGGAGCAACCTGGTGCGACCGGAGACGGTGATCAACGCCCACCTGGACGAGGCGTGGCAGCCGCTTCTCCAGACACCGCCGTTCCCGGAATACACGAGCGGCCACAGCGTCATCTCGACCGCTGCCGCCACGGTACTGACGGACATTTTCGGCGACAAGTTTGCATTCAGCGACAGCACTGAAGTCGAGTATGGGCTGCCCGCGCGGTCATTCTCATCATTCGATCAGGCAGCCGCCGAAGCTGCCATCAGCCGGCTCTACGGCGGCATCCATTACAGGATGGCGATCGAGGAAGGGATAACTCAGGGACGCAAGGTGGGTGAGCTCGTCGTCCGGCGGGTGAGCACTCGCCAGGAGGTTGCCAAGGCTAAACCGACCGCCTCCAGCGCCGCTAGGCGGGTGTCAGCCGGTCTTTCCCCCTACTGA
- a CDS encoding VCBS repeat-containing protein, with protein MQKAFGLNVLFRLSGLYFVAACSLADGSANQAVEAPAVGNHLFTSLPSDYTGVRFENRLTDTRELNVFTYRNYYNGGGVALGDLTGDGLPEILLTSNLGGNRLYLNLGDFRFRDVTREAGVEGKGFWATGVTIADVNGDGLLDIYICYAGNVEGERRANELYINRGLNAEGVPTFIERATAYGIADEGYSTHAAFFDYDRDGDLDLYVVNNSFRPVSSFGLRNIRHVRSEFGGHKLFRNDGARFTDVSETAGIYGSEIAFGLGVAVGDVNRDGWPDIYVSNDFFERDYLYINNRDGTFVEDLERQMPSISYSSMGLDMADINNDGWLDIYVTDMLPEDDYRLKTTGSFEGWDVYQTKVRNDYHHQFTRNTLQLNNANGTFSEIGQLSGVARTDWSWSALIADFDLDGHKDIHVTNGMARDVTSQDYISFLANNETMASATKGGKRVDFLGLVNAMSSTELPNYAFRNNGDLTFTSEGPTWGLDTRGFSNGAAYGDLNGDGALDLVVNNVNQEAFVYRNNARSLLNNRYLQVRLEGEKLNRFAIGAKVTVTGGGSVFFQEMMPSRGFQSSVDYVLTFGLGTLDKVDTVRVEWSDGRVSTLNDVAANQRLVVRQSGSVSPVDVEPKRSTPVFVDVTDRIDLGFVHRENAFVDFDRERLIPKMLSTEGPYMAVADVNGDGLEDAFIGGAKDQPGKLLIQRRGGRFVGTNDRLFEQDRISEDLGAVFFDANGDGFPDLYVVSGGNEFSDMAPALADRLYLNDGRGNFRKAVGSIPPALTSGSRVTAADYDGDGDMDLFVGGRVLPGRYGIDPTSALLRNDGGGRFTDVISQAAPGLAQAGMVTDAVWQDVDKDGRLDLVVVGEWMPITIFRNAGNGKLVRMHARGLEKSHGWWNRIVAGDFTGDGLTDFVIGNLGLDTRLRATDSEPATMHVKDFDGNGFVEQIVSYYTGGVSYPLALRDDLIKALPFLKARYLNYKDYAGQTVTDIFPAGELGDAILRKSHTFATTLVRNNGDGSFTLIPLPLEAQLSPIYGILASDFDADGKTDLLLAGNFDGVKPEIGRMTAGYGLFLRGTGNGRFAPMRAAESGFFVPGQARDIQRLRTSEGEVYVVTRNNDRPLVFRSTRTPAR; from the coding sequence ATGCAGAAGGCATTCGGCCTGAACGTCTTGTTCAGGCTCTCGGGATTGTATTTCGTTGCGGCTTGCTCACTTGCCGATGGCTCCGCGAACCAGGCTGTTGAGGCGCCTGCGGTAGGTAACCATCTCTTCACCAGCCTGCCGTCGGATTATACGGGCGTTCGCTTCGAGAATCGCCTCACCGACACGCGCGAGCTCAACGTCTTCACGTATCGCAACTACTACAACGGCGGTGGTGTGGCGCTGGGCGACCTCACCGGAGACGGGCTGCCGGAAATTCTGCTGACGTCGAACCTGGGCGGCAACCGGTTGTACCTGAACCTGGGCGACTTTCGCTTCCGCGACGTGACCAGGGAAGCCGGGGTCGAAGGAAAAGGTTTCTGGGCGACGGGAGTCACGATCGCCGACGTCAATGGCGACGGTCTGCTGGATATCTACATCTGCTATGCCGGAAACGTCGAAGGGGAGCGGAGGGCCAACGAGCTTTACATCAACAGGGGACTGAACGCCGAGGGAGTGCCGACCTTCATCGAGAGGGCGACCGCCTACGGCATCGCGGACGAAGGCTACTCGACGCACGCTGCCTTCTTCGACTACGACCGCGACGGAGACTTGGACCTGTACGTGGTCAACAATTCGTTTCGGCCCGTCAGCAGCTTCGGGTTGCGCAATATCCGGCATGTGCGCAGCGAGTTCGGCGGGCACAAGCTCTTTCGCAACGACGGCGCGCGATTCACCGATGTGAGCGAGACAGCCGGGATCTACGGGAGCGAGATCGCGTTCGGTCTCGGTGTCGCGGTGGGCGACGTGAACCGCGACGGCTGGCCGGACATCTACGTTTCGAACGATTTCTTCGAGCGCGACTATCTCTACATCAATAACCGCGATGGGACTTTCGTTGAGGACCTCGAGCGGCAGATGCCCTCCATCAGCTATTCGTCGATGGGTCTCGACATGGCCGATATCAACAACGACGGCTGGCTCGACATCTACGTCACCGACATGCTGCCCGAGGATGATTACAGGCTCAAGACAACGGGCTCGTTCGAGGGCTGGGACGTGTACCAGACCAAGGTCAGAAACGACTACCACCACCAGTTCACCAGGAACACGCTTCAGCTCAATAACGCGAACGGAACGTTCAGCGAAATCGGACAGCTTTCGGGCGTAGCCCGGACGGACTGGAGCTGGAGCGCGCTTATCGCCGATTTCGATCTGGATGGTCATAAGGACATCCATGTGACGAACGGCATGGCCCGCGACGTTACGTCACAAGATTACATCTCGTTCCTGGCGAACAATGAGACGATGGCGTCCGCGACCAAGGGCGGTAAGCGGGTTGACTTCCTCGGCCTCGTCAACGCGATGAGCTCGACGGAGCTTCCGAACTATGCGTTCCGAAACAACGGTGACCTCACCTTCACGAGTGAGGGTCCAACTTGGGGACTGGATACGCGCGGGTTCTCCAATGGAGCGGCATACGGTGATCTGAACGGCGACGGCGCGCTCGACCTCGTAGTGAACAACGTGAATCAGGAAGCTTTCGTCTATCGAAACAACGCGCGGTCACTGCTGAATAACCGGTATCTCCAAGTCAGGCTCGAAGGAGAAAAACTCAATCGGTTCGCCATTGGCGCCAAGGTCACAGTGACGGGCGGAGGATCCGTATTCTTTCAGGAAATGATGCCCTCCCGCGGATTCCAGTCGAGCGTTGACTATGTGCTTACGTTCGGGCTCGGTACGCTCGACAAGGTGGACACAGTGAGGGTCGAGTGGTCCGACGGCCGGGTGAGCACCCTCAACGACGTCGCGGCCAACCAGCGTTTGGTGGTCCGGCAGTCGGGCTCGGTTTCGCCGGTGGACGTGGAGCCCAAACGCTCCACGCCGGTCTTCGTGGATGTGACGGACCGTATCGATCTCGGTTTCGTGCACCGGGAGAACGCGTTCGTGGATTTCGATCGCGAGCGTCTGATTCCCAAGATGCTTTCGACGGAAGGGCCATACATGGCCGTAGCCGACGTGAATGGCGACGGGCTGGAAGACGCGTTCATCGGGGGTGCGAAGGATCAGCCGGGCAAGCTCCTGATCCAGCGGCGTGGCGGCAGATTCGTCGGAACCAACGATAGGCTCTTCGAGCAGGACAGGATTTCGGAAGACCTCGGCGCCGTATTCTTCGACGCCAACGGGGACGGATTCCCCGATCTCTACGTCGTCAGCGGCGGCAATGAGTTTTCCGACATGGCGCCGGCACTCGCGGACCGGCTGTACCTGAACGACGGTCGGGGTAATTTCAGAAAAGCAGTGGGTAGCATACCGCCAGCGCTCACCAGCGGATCGCGTGTGACGGCCGCCGACTACGATGGGGACGGCGACATGGATCTTTTCGTCGGCGGACGGGTGCTTCCAGGCCGGTACGGGATAGATCCCACGAGCGCGCTCCTCAGGAACGACGGGGGCGGCCGTTTCACCGATGTCATCAGCCAAGCCGCGCCCGGTCTGGCGCAGGCCGGCATGGTCACCGACGCCGTCTGGCAGGATGTAGACAAGGACGGCCGGCTCGATCTCGTCGTGGTGGGCGAGTGGATGCCTATCACCATTTTTCGAAACGCCGGTAACGGAAAGCTCGTGCGGATGCATGCGCGCGGTCTCGAGAAGAGCCACGGCTGGTGGAACCGGATCGTTGCCGGCGACTTTACCGGCGACGGTCTTACCGACTTCGTCATCGGTAATCTGGGCCTCGACACGCGCCTTCGTGCCACCGACAGTGAACCGGCGACCATGCATGTAAAGGATTTTGACGGGAACGGATTCGTCGAGCAAATCGTATCGTATTACACCGGAGGCGTCAGTTATCCACTCGCGCTGCGTGACGACCTGATCAAGGCGCTCCCCTTTCTCAAGGCGCGTTACCTCAATTACAAGGACTACGCGGGCCAGACCGTGACGGATATTTTCCCGGCTGGTGAGCTCGGTGATGCGATTCTCAGGAAATCACACACCTTTGCAACGACCCTCGTCAGGAATAATGGTGACGGTTCCTTCACACTCATCCCGCTGCCGCTCGAAGCGCAGCTTTCACCGATCTACGGAATCCTGGCGTCCGATTTCGATGCCGACGGGAAAACAGACTTGCTGCTGGCCGGAAATTTCGACGGGGTCAAGCCGGAGATCGGCCGGATGACCGCGGGGTATGGCCTGTTTCTGCGCGGGACCGGAAACGGGAGGTTCGCGCCGATGCGGGCAGCCGAGAGCGGCTTCTTCGTGCCCGGGCAGGCGCGCGATATCCAGCGGCTTCGGACGAGTGAGGGAGAGGTGTACGTCGTTACGCGCAACAACGATCGCCCGCTCGTCTTCCGGTCCACTCGGACCCCCGCGCGATGA
- a CDS encoding RagB/SusD family nutrient uptake outer membrane protein yields the protein MRTAALRALLVLFPAVGVLQGCTDLTEEPTSAIAPENFFNNEEEVIGALASVYAQLRQTTEAYYNLTEISSDEYIVPTRGTDWYDNGRWLEIDRQLWGANSPSGLDDINGAWNALFIGVARANAVLAGVEKVSFPSKSVVEAELKVLRAFYYFLLQDMFGGVPIVTTTEIMPRKQNTRAEVFKFIEDELNAARAVLPATWPSEMQGRMTSGAADAILASLYLNAEVFSGSVTAAGLQKGAARWQDAVTVADRIINSGVYSLAGNWRSNFTHDNYLSPEIILAVKFLNESGLGLNFLLRALHYTQFTPSPWNGFATIAETYFAFDADDRRREIFLEGRQFNLETGEPVNDRTGEPLVFDPNIGDPTNASEGAGVRIAKWTVDPNHVNQDNGNDFAHFRLGEIYLIKAEALNELGRTAEAIALVNTVRARVFATPEPIPATTSQAEFRNVILKERLFELTAEGKRRQDLIRHGQFTQRAWFNKGVTDPYRILMPIPQTQIETNPLLVQNVGY from the coding sequence ATGAGAACGGCCGCACTGCGCGCGCTGCTGGTCCTTTTTCCGGCCGTCGGGGTCCTACAGGGATGCACCGACCTGACGGAGGAGCCGACCAGCGCGATCGCTCCGGAGAATTTCTTCAACAACGAAGAAGAAGTGATCGGAGCGCTGGCGTCAGTCTATGCGCAGCTGCGGCAGACGACGGAGGCCTACTACAATCTGACCGAGATCAGCTCGGACGAGTACATCGTGCCGACGCGCGGCACCGACTGGTACGACAACGGCCGGTGGCTGGAGATCGACCGGCAGCTTTGGGGTGCGAACAGTCCCTCGGGCCTGGACGACATCAATGGCGCGTGGAACGCTCTCTTTATCGGCGTGGCCCGGGCCAACGCGGTGCTGGCCGGCGTGGAGAAGGTGAGCTTCCCGAGCAAATCGGTCGTTGAGGCCGAGCTGAAGGTATTACGTGCGTTCTATTACTTCCTGCTCCAGGACATGTTCGGTGGCGTGCCGATCGTGACCACCACGGAGATCATGCCTCGAAAGCAGAACACCCGTGCGGAAGTATTCAAGTTCATCGAGGACGAGCTGAACGCGGCGCGGGCCGTGCTGCCTGCTACCTGGCCATCCGAGATGCAAGGGCGCATGACTAGCGGCGCGGCCGACGCTATTCTGGCGAGCCTGTATTTGAACGCCGAAGTATTCTCCGGGTCTGTTACCGCGGCGGGCCTGCAGAAAGGCGCGGCCCGGTGGCAGGATGCCGTCACCGTCGCGGACAGAATCATTAATTCCGGCGTCTACAGTCTCGCGGGTAACTGGCGCTCGAACTTCACCCACGACAACTATCTGTCGCCGGAAATCATCCTGGCGGTGAAGTTCCTAAACGAAAGTGGGCTGGGGCTAAACTTCCTCCTGCGGGCGCTGCATTACACCCAGTTCACGCCCAGCCCCTGGAACGGCTTTGCTACGATCGCCGAGACCTATTTTGCTTTCGACGCGGATGATCGGCGCCGGGAGATATTCCTCGAAGGCAGGCAGTTCAATCTGGAGACGGGAGAGCCGGTCAACGACCGGACGGGAGAGCCGCTCGTTTTTGATCCGAACATCGGTGATCCGACGAATGCCAGCGAAGGCGCCGGTGTGCGAATCGCTAAGTGGACGGTCGATCCGAATCACGTCAACCAGGACAACGGCAACGATTTCGCGCATTTTCGCCTCGGCGAGATCTACCTCATCAAGGCCGAAGCGCTCAACGAGCTTGGGCGTACCGCGGAGGCTATCGCGCTCGTGAATACCGTGCGCGCGCGAGTATTCGCTACTCCCGAGCCGATTCCTGCGACGACCTCACAGGCTGAGTTTCGGAATGTGATCCTGAAGGAGCGTCTGTTCGAGCTCACCGCCGAGGGCAAGCGGAGGCAGGATCTTATACGCCACGGGCAGTTCACGCAGCGAGCCTGGTTCAACAAGGGTGTAACCGATCCGTATCGCATCCTGATGCCGATTCCTCAGACTCAGATCGAGACCAACCCGCTGCTCGTGCAGAACGTCGGATACTGA